A genomic segment from Desulfovibrio aminophilus DSM 12254 encodes:
- a CDS encoding tetratricopeptide repeat protein — MSAKKEIDVSRRNLLFGAFRRLRGEEAEGRPQARSSETLPLLNEANAAFDSGDFAAATPKYRELLQKEPENREARRRLGRCLYAEGKFVQAKVEFERVLRADREDNEAWLFLGLTLARGGSPAKAVSVWKNFKDMRNVPLVREINLQAALLEESEEPDGIRIADAVESVLRNPA, encoded by the coding sequence ATGTCCGCCAAGAAAGAGATCGATGTTTCCCGCCGCAACCTGCTTTTCGGGGCCTTCCGCCGTCTGCGCGGGGAGGAGGCCGAGGGCCGTCCCCAGGCCCGCAGCTCCGAGACCCTGCCGCTGCTGAACGAGGCCAACGCGGCCTTCGACTCCGGCGACTTCGCCGCGGCCACGCCCAAGTACCGCGAGTTGCTTCAGAAGGAGCCCGAGAACCGCGAGGCGCGTCGCCGCCTGGGCCGCTGCCTTTATGCCGAGGGCAAGTTCGTGCAGGCCAAGGTGGAGTTCGAACGGGTGCTGCGCGCGGACCGCGAGGACAACGAGGCCTGGCTCTTCCTGGGCCTGACCCTGGCCCGTGGCGGCAGCCCGGCCAAGGCCGTGTCGGTCTGGAAGAACTTCAAGGACATGCGCAACGTTCCCCTGGTGCGCGAGATCAACCTCCAGGCCGCCCTGCTGGAGGAGAGCGAAGAGCCGGACGGGATTCGGATCGCGGACGCCGTGGAGTCGGTGCTGCGGAATCCGGCCTAG
- a CDS encoding aldehyde ferredoxin oxidoreductase family protein — protein sequence MHGWTGSILIADLTTRTQGVLHPSEETLRLFPGGRALAGHLLRPRFGLPWNHPNMPVIFMTGPLTGTAAPCSGRCHVASRSPLTGAPGDASTGGNLGPALKTAGWDGLVLTGVSDALLGLEITSGGVRFVEAGALRGADTEAVFTALPGWDSVACVGPAAENGVLSASIVVDRLQAAERCGLGLCLAAKGCKFLAVSGERPVSVADPNGLAAANRDILRLFNASPALRGPLGFHRFGTAALCDLTAARSMMPTDNFRHTRFEQAGGCNAPALAARLLPASAPCPSCPVGCVQRTGDGRLLPGFDALSHFTALIRNPDPLLAVEAVNLCARLGLDPVSAAVSLAAFAEITGRALGPEHLLELLEDTALGRGDGRLLGRGARRLAEELGKPDAAMTIKGLEIPACDPRGAYGLALGYAVSTRGACHQRALPLAHELLRKPVATDRFSFLGKARIIRLAEDQMAAADSLPACAPAFLAAGLEEYARAFTAVTGLPFTAGDLALAGERCVYQERLMLAELGFTAEDDDLPERFFREPGDPGEDFDVPPLPREDFLTARARYYRVRGLDDNGLPRRDTAEALGLAWTAS from the coding sequence ATGCACGGCTGGACCGGCTCCATCCTCATCGCCGACCTGACCACCCGGACCCAGGGCGTCCTGCACCCGTCCGAGGAGACTCTCCGCCTCTTCCCCGGCGGCCGGGCTCTGGCCGGTCATCTTCTGCGCCCGCGCTTCGGCCTGCCCTGGAACCACCCGAACATGCCGGTGATCTTCATGACTGGGCCGCTCACGGGCACGGCAGCGCCCTGCTCCGGTCGCTGCCACGTGGCCTCGCGTTCCCCGCTCACCGGAGCCCCGGGCGACGCCTCCACAGGCGGCAACCTCGGCCCGGCGCTGAAGACTGCGGGATGGGACGGTCTCGTGCTCACCGGCGTGAGCGACGCGCTCCTGGGCCTGGAGATCACCTCCGGCGGGGTGCGCTTCGTCGAAGCCGGGGCGCTTCGGGGCGCGGACACGGAAGCCGTGTTCACGGCCCTGCCCGGCTGGGATTCCGTGGCTTGCGTCGGTCCGGCGGCCGAAAACGGCGTGCTCTCCGCCTCCATCGTGGTGGACCGCCTCCAGGCGGCCGAGCGTTGCGGCCTGGGCCTCTGCCTGGCGGCCAAGGGCTGCAAGTTCCTGGCCGTGTCCGGCGAAAGGCCGGTGTCCGTGGCCGATCCCAATGGACTGGCGGCCGCGAATCGCGACATCCTGCGGCTCTTCAACGCCTCGCCCGCCCTGCGCGGCCCCCTGGGCTTCCACCGCTTCGGCACGGCCGCGCTCTGTGATCTCACGGCGGCCCGGAGCATGATGCCCACGGACAATTTCCGCCATACCCGCTTCGAACAGGCCGGAGGCTGCAACGCCCCGGCCCTGGCCGCGCGGCTGCTGCCCGCGTCCGCGCCCTGCCCGTCCTGCCCGGTGGGCTGCGTGCAGCGGACCGGGGACGGCCGCCTCCTGCCCGGGTTCGACGCCCTGTCGCACTTCACGGCCCTGATCCGCAACCCGGACCCGCTCCTGGCCGTGGAGGCCGTGAACCTCTGCGCCCGCCTGGGCCTGGACCCGGTGTCCGCCGCCGTTTCCCTGGCCGCCTTCGCCGAGATCACCGGACGGGCGCTCGGCCCGGAACACCTGCTCGAACTCCTGGAGGACACGGCCCTGGGCCGGGGCGACGGCCGCCTGCTGGGCCGGGGCGCGCGGCGGCTGGCCGAGGAACTGGGCAAGCCCGACGCGGCCATGACGATCAAGGGCCTGGAGATTCCGGCCTGCGATCCGCGCGGGGCCTATGGCCTGGCCCTGGGCTACGCCGTGAGCACGCGCGGGGCCTGTCATCAGCGGGCCCTGCCCCTGGCCCACGAACTGCTGCGCAAGCCCGTGGCCACGGACCGCTTCAGCTTCCTGGGCAAGGCCCGGATCATCAGGCTCGCCGAGGACCAGATGGCCGCCGCCGACTCCCTGCCCGCCTGCGCCCCGGCCTTTCTGGCCGCCGGGCTGGAGGAGTACGCCCGGGCCTTCACGGCGGTCACGGGCCTGCCCTTCACGGCCGGGGATCTGGCCCTGGCGGGCGAGCGCTGCGTCTACCAGGAACGGCTCATGCTGGCGGAGCTGGGCTTCACGGCCGAGGACGACGACCTGCCCGAGCGTTTCTTCCGGGAGCCCGGCGACCCGGGCGAGGACTTCGACGTGCCGCCGCTGCCCCGTGAGGACTTTCTGACGGCCCGGGCGCGCTACTACCGCGTGCGCGGACTGGACGACAACGGCCTGCCCCGGCGGGACACGGCCGAGGCCCTGGGGCTCGCATGGACCGCATCCTGA